A region of Kwoniella shandongensis chromosome 14, complete sequence DNA encodes the following proteins:
- a CDS encoding FACT complex subunit POB3 — translation MSTVTFENIFHGDSAQVGKLRFNAAGFGWKAYESEENNPTTYSGHDVRHATWFRVARNFQLRLTMRQAEKPRITFDGFKRDDLDKLKRTLDEYFNIKLETRDASLKGWNWGKAQVSGNDIVFQVQGKTSFDIPLSLVGNSNIAGKNEVALEFNPPTPTVHDPKDLGKRPPDELVEMRFYVPGKSMKSKGSDAGSDGEETELDEDGNEISAADAFHNLIKEKADIGAVVGDSIVVFEDILVLTPRGRFSLEFYPDSLRLLGKSTDYRVPFTSIHRIFLLPKLDDIHVQLVLGLDPPIRQGATRYPFLVAQWPKDEEVDADEEIAKYPDLQRKYEAPTFQVISRVLKSLTGKKVTPPGSFRNAQGLNGIKANVKAVQGELYFLEKGLIFIAKQPILIDFSKTESISFSRVGGGIASARTFDMRVVSKTDAADHVFSAISKEEVTPISTFLQSKNVRLKNEMEEAVMDIDGPLSDDDEEMESIASEDEERGKKDKGKKVAKKAVDDDEDESEDEDFQGSSSDGGSPSESDSDDDDSGMASDASDPYMEELKRKTAAKRAKNKEASGSGSEEEKPKKKKAKKEE, via the exons ATGTCCACGGTCACTTTCGAAAACA TCTTCCACGGCGATTCAGCTCAAGTCGGCA AACTCCGATTCAACGCTGCCGGTTTCGGATGGAAAGCTTATGAGAGCGAGGAAAACAACCCTACGACGTATAGTGGACATGATGTTAGACATGCTACCTGGTTTCG AGTCGCTCGAAACTTCCAACTTCGATTGACTATGAGACAAGCGGAGAAGCCTAGAATCACATTTGATGGTTTCAAgcgagat GACTTGGACAAGCTCAAGCGAACGCTCGATGAATACTTCAACATCAAGCTCGAGACGAGAGATGCGAGTCTGAAAGGGTGGAACTGGGGAAAAGCCCAAGTGTCAG GCAacgacatcgtcttccaagTGCAAGGCAAAACATCATTCGacatccccctctcccttgTGGGCAATTCAAACATCGCCGGTAAGAACGAAGTCGCCCTCGAGTTCAatcctcctactcctacCGTCCACGATCCCAAAGATCTCGGCAAGCGTCCACCTGACGAGCTGGTCGAGATGCGTTTCTACGTCCCCGGGAAGAGTATGAAGAGTAAAGGGAGTGATGCGGGAagtgatggagaggagacagagctggatgaggatggaaaTGAGATTAGTGCGGCGGATGCGTTCCACAActtgatcaaggagaaggcggatATTGGAGCAGTCGTTGGGGATAGCATTGTCGTGTTTGAGGATATCCTTGTCCTAACacccag AGGACGATTCTCCCTCGAGTTCTACCCCGACTCCCTCCGCTTGCTCGGAAAAAGTACCGACTACCGTGTTCCTTTCACTTCCATTCATcgtatcttccttcttcccaaactCGACGATATCCACGTCCAGCTCGTTCTCGGTCTCGATCCACCCATCCGACAAGGTGCGACACGGTACCCTTTCTTGGTTGCTCAGTGGCcaaaggatgaagaggtggatgCGGA TGAGGAGATCGCCAAGTATCCCGACTTGCAACGAAAGTACGAGGCACCGACCTTCCAAGTCATCTCGCGAGTTCTCAAGTCTTTGACGGGGAAGAAGGTTACACCGCCTGGCAGTTTCAGAAA TGCTCAAGGACTCAACGGTATCAAGGCGAACGTCAAGGCTGTACAAGGAGAGCTCTACTTCCTTGAGAAGggtctcatcttcatcgctaAACAGCCTATTCTCATCGATTTCTCGAAGACTGAGAgcatctctttctctcg TGTCGGCGGCGGTATCGCTTCGGCCAGGACCTTTGACATGCGTGTGGTATCCAAGACCGACGCAGCGGACCACGTTTTCAGCGCGATTAGCAAGGAGGAAGTCACGCCAATCAGTACATTCCTGCAATCGAAGAATGTGCGActgaagaacgagatggaagaggcggtgATGGACATTGATGGGCCGTTGagcgatgacgacgaggagatggagagcaTTGCgtcagaagacgaggagcgagggaagaaggacaaggggaagaaggtggcgaagaaggccgtggacgatgatgaggatgagtcgG AGGACGAAGACTTCCAAGGCTCTTCATCCGATGGCGGATCACCTAGCGAGTCAGActcggacgacgacgattcTGGCATGGCATCAGATGCGAGCGATCCATACATGGAGGAattgaagaggaagacggcagcgaagagagcgaagaataAGGAAGCGAGCGGGAGTGggagcgaagaggagaaaccaaagaagaagaaggctaaGAAGGAGGAGTAG